Proteins encoded by one window of Epinephelus moara isolate mb chromosome 18, YSFRI_EMoa_1.0, whole genome shotgun sequence:
- the LOC126405806 gene encoding transcription factor Sox-8, whose protein sequence is MLKMTEEHDKCGGDQPCSPSGTNSSMSQDESDSDAPSSPTGSDGQGSLLAGLGKKLDSEDDDRFPACIRDAVSQVLKGYDWSLVPMPVRGNGSLKNKPHVKRPMNAFMVWAQAARRKLADQYPHLHNAELSKTLGKLWRLLSESEKRPFVDEAERLRVQHKKDHPDYKYQPRRRKNMKPGQSDSDSGAELAHHMYKAEPGMGGLAGMTDGHHHPEHAGQPHGPPTPPTTPKTDLHHGMKQDLKHEGRRLVDSNRQNIDFSNVDISELSTDVISNMETFDVHEFDQYLPLNGHASGSSALPSDHSHGQAPAPGGSYTSSYSHAGANGSAWSRKSTMSSSTPSASEVGQHRLHIKTEQLSPSHYSEHSHGSPSHSDYSSYSSQACVTSATSAASAAASFPSSQCDYTDLQSSNYYNPYSGYPSSLYQYPYFHSSRRPYGSPILNSLSMAPAHSPTASSWDQPVYTTLSRP, encoded by the exons ATGTTAAAAATGACAGAGGAGCATGACAAGTGTGGCGGGGACCAGCCGTGCAGTCCATCGGGCACAAACAGCTCCATGTCCCAGGACGAGTCCGACTCCGATGCTCCGTCCTCACCGACAGGCTCCGACGGCCAAGGATCCCTGCTCGCCGGCTTGGGAAAGAAGCTGGACTCGGAGGATGATGACCGGTTCCCTGCTTGCATACGGGACGCCGTCTCTCAGGTCCTGAAAGGATACGACTGGTCCTTGGTGCCAATGCCCGTGAGAGGGAACGGCTCTCTGAAGAATAAACCTCACGTCAAGAGACCCATGAATGCGTTCATGGTTTGGGCGCAAGCGGCCCGCAGAAAGCTGGCGGATCAGTATCCACACCTGCACAACGCCGAACTGAGCAAGACTCTGGGGAAACTGTGGCG TTTGCTCTCAGAAAGTGAGAAGAGGCCGTTTGTAGATGAAGCAGAGAGGCTCCGGGTTCAGCACAAGAAAGATCATCCAGACTACAAGTACCAGCCGCGGCGACGGAAGAACATGAAACCAGGCCAGAGCGACTCAGACTCAGGAGCAGAGCTGGCACATCACATGTATAAAGCTGAACCAGGGATGGGAGGACTGGCAGGGATGACTGATGGACACCACCACCCTGAGCACGCAG GGCAGCCCCATGGTCCCCCGACACCACCCACTACTCCCAAAACAGACCTGCACCACGGGATGAAGCAGGATCTGAAACACGAAGGCCGTCGTCTTGTTGACAGCAACAGGCAAAACATAGATTTCAGCAACGTCGACATCTCTGAGCTCAGCACTGATGTCATCAGCAACATGGAGACCTTTGACGTGCACGAGTTTGATCAGTACCTCCCGCTCAACGGCCACGCCTCAGGCTCCTCCGCCCTGCCTTCAGACCACAGCCACGGGCAGGCTCCCGCGCCTGGCGGCTCTTACACTTCCTCATACAGCCACGCGGGTGCCAACGGGTCAGCGTGGAGCCGCAAGAGCACCATGTCCTCCTCCACTCCCTCTGCCAGTGAGGTGGGCCAGCACCGGCTCCATATTAAAACAGAGCAACTGAGCCCCAGCCACTACAGCGAGCACTCCCACGGGTCACCCTCACACTCCGATTACAGCTCCTACAGTAGCCAGGCCTGTGTCACCTCGGCCACATCGGCTGCCTCGGCTGCAGCCTCTTTCCCCAGCTCCCAGTGTGACTATACTGACCTCCAGAGCTCCAACTATTACAACCCTTATTCTGGCTACCCCTCTAGCCTCTACCAGTACCCCTATTTTCACTCATCCAGGCGGCCCTACGGCAGCCCGATCCTCAACAGTCTGTCCATGgctcctgcccacagccccacTGCTTCCAGCTGGGACCAGCCCGTCTACACCACGCTGTCTCGACCTTGA